The genome window ATAAAGTATCATTACACTATTGTAAttcttaatattaattaaaaaatatgattactatatttatatatttcaattcataTAACGCTACTTCGATAATGTAGATAAAGTCTCTGAAAACTTTGCAATTAATTGATCGTTTTCTGAAGGGGTGCCGATTGTTATTCTTAAACAACCTTGACATCCTAACTCGTTTCCTCTAAACCTTATAACAACCTTTGATTGTGTTGCCAATGATAAGTAGACATTTTTAGCCAACTCATTATCACCCTTATTAATTCTGATCATAACGAAATTTGCATCCAAGCCACCTACATATTGATCATCAACCAACGGCAAAGCAGTCAATGCTTCTAGAACAcgatatttttctttatttactTCATTTGCATTATCTTCCATTAATCTTAGACTTTCAGGTTGAACTGCTTTAATAGCATGATTTGATGTGgttgaagaaatattataagGAGCCTTCATAGCATTCAATATACGTGCCAACTCTTCACTTGCAAAAGTAACTCCTAATCTTATACCAGCTAAACCAAAAGATTTAGATAATGTCTGTAAAACAGTCAAATTTGGATATTTAGTTACCAACTTGGCAACAGAGAAGTACTCTGTCTTTTTAGTTTCTTCGTTAAAATATGTGGAGAAATCTACGTATGCTTCATCGACGACAACTAAACCATTTTTCCAATGTTCtaatacatatattatgTCTTTAATGGCTATGATTTTACCAGTTGGATTGCCTGGAGAagttataaataaaagtCTGATCAGatcatct of Tetrapisispora phaffii CBS 4417 chromosome 6, complete genome contains these proteins:
- the HIS5 gene encoding histidinol-phosphate transaminase (similar to Saccharomyces cerevisiae HIS5 (YIL116W); ancestral locus Anc_2.252) produces the protein MTFHLESIVRPKIYNLTPYRCARDDFTEGILLDANENANGPIPFELRDTDLNRYPDPHQIEFKTLFAHYRNSKDNTANVPDLSHKNLCLGVGSDECIDALIRACCKPAVQKIMVLPPTYSMYSVCANINDVDVVNCPLIVEDNSFQMDVKRTLETLKKDDLIRLLFITSPGNPTGKIIAIKDIIYVLEHWKNGLVVVDEAYVDFSTYFNEETKKTEYFSVAKLVTKYPNLTVLQTLSKSFGLAGIRLGVTFASEELARILNAMKAPYNISSTTSNHAIKAVQPESLRLMEDNANEVNKEKYRVLEALTALPLVDDQYVGGLDANFVMIRINKGDNELAKNVYLSLATQSKVVIRFRGNELGCQGCLRITIGTPSENDQLIAKFSETLSTLSK